In one Silene latifolia isolate original U9 population chromosome 10, ASM4854445v1, whole genome shotgun sequence genomic region, the following are encoded:
- the LOC141606126 gene encoding FIP1[V]-like protein isoform X3 codes for MEDDEDEFGDLYTDVISTFPSSAAPPVDHISPNSNSNSNSNLVEIQEEEEIKPNDEEHIPISIPGIEMEVEVAMGTVVNTRSECSSDDSDSDDDLQIVLNDSEPLNADIFPHEDSNDPFFTNPEDDSAVADPAAATDDPNWADDAVPADPAAAKPSNPPRPNFTPYHSFHSQFKYVRPGAAPLPAGAAGPPAQMTIPNMAGRGRGDLRPPPGLKGPPMHKGFTSPFWGSNAPARGLDFTLPSHKSIFDVDIDIFEEKPWKYPGADVSNYFNFNLNAESWKDYCKQLEQLRLESTMQSKIRVYESGRTEQEYDPDLPPELAAATAMNDSSADNAEINKVECGLGDPAKAAARARPTFPAGRAIQVETGFGERIPSVDARPPRNRDSDAVIEIVLQDSDDNGDTAISNDDFYRGDEEVDGVDKNGPVGGDEHCDGYPQGRGVMTEEFAKKRSPVMGSPHGDVHNKERERSPPERASSDHHSSSKDLDSIENVGSPCEDRWTKDAIPAQSPRMSSGESTHVGRSLGQQREDSSESMEQKHSPESFSLTRMEDAVEASVEGKSMADDDFAADQKPGKENGDSDVIAYIDTSKNKHRIHSTKQEKLSCRVEPLAIKHDDEEDLKVSSSDTSKVTGNSRDNQKWDESIDEEVVQNSRSTCAGDVKRHHGEVGHGSRRKDFDDRLDIDSNYVSMKGEDYYCHKKWDPHTVNRLHVKPEGRDRRRVRENSEASWQRQDEDPHGRRVGAEDAKKQHRGDEMVSRHRRKVRETERSDKDEYFQSQILLENGKSYHEKDAGLNYREKNYISKGRHEMLDVHYGDRRKSDDYMRNHVDKQDRSLGFRESTNSRGKRDREGFLNQQKRDDHPRVRDTYDNHHTVRPKDENWVQRERAEQEWDRDEWYRTKQCYEENLSRRDREEGHGPIRGSRAAEEKIWVGDSHGREEYKSHDKDAVRHGEQLKRRERVGDEISLQHRGTQDVFARGNQTVIEGRRPRQEESAARKDRAVDTSENRKFNDKILKDNYKKTRDFEAHSISGLSKRHKEEDFANDTDSKRGRSKLERWTSHKDRDLDVNSKSSSLKIKETSRNRSVSGSTSVVGDERAKNVEDSLGAVDGSGGGLEVKDEDARATNSRCADMVEKLKRRKERFKQELPSEKDTPAVKKTENEPVPETPANAQVKQERPPRKRRWLSS; via the exons ATggaggatgatgaagatgaattcGGAGATCTTTACACTGATGTCATCTCCACCTTTCCTTCCTCCGCCGCGCCTCCGGTTGATCATATTTCccccaattccaattccaattccaattccaatttaGTCGAaatacaagaagaagaagaaataaaaCCTAATGATGAAGAACACATCCCTATCTCAATCCCTGGgattgagatggaggtggaggtggctATGGGTACAGTAGTTAATACCAGGAGTGAGTGCAGTAGCGACGACAGCGACAGCGATGACGATTTACAGATTGTTTTGAATGACAGTGAACCCCTCAATGCCGACATTTTCCCTCACGAGGACAGCAATGATCCCTTTTTCACTAATCCCGAAGACGATTCCGCTGTTGCTGACCCTGCTGCTGCTACTGATGACCCTAATTGGGCTGATGATGCCGTGCCAGCTGACCCTGCTGCTGCTAAACCTTCTAACCCCCCTCGTCCCAATTTTACTCCCTACCATTCCTTTCATTCTCAGTTCAAG TATGTTAGACCTGGTGCAGCACCATTACCTGCTGGTGCAGCAGGTCCTCCTGCTCAAATGACAATTCCCAATATGGCTGGTCGTGGTCGGGGTGATTTGAGGCCGCCTCCTGGCTTGAAAGGTCCTCCTATGCATAAGGGATTTACTTCACCATTTTGGGGTTCAAATGCGCCTGCCCGTGGGTTGGACTTCACTCTTCCGTCCCACAA GTCTATTTTTGATGTTGATATTGATATCTTCGAGGAAAAACCGTGGAAATATCCTGGTGCAGATGTATCCAactatttcaatttcaatttaaaCGCAGAGAGCTGGAAGGATTACTGCAAACAGCTG gaGCAACTGCGGTTGGAGTCTACTATGCAAAGCAAAATTCGTGTTTACGAGAGTGGTCGTACTGAGCAG GAGTATGATCCTGATTTGCCCCCGGAACTGGCAGCTGCTACTGCTATGAATGATTCGTCGGCTGATAATGCGGAAATTAATAAAGTAGAATGTGGTCTGGGTGACCCAGCTAAAGCAGCTGCCCGAGCTCGGCCAACGTTT CCCGCCGGCCGAGCCATACAAGTAGAAACCGGATTTGGAGAGCGTATTCCCTCTGTTGATGCACGACCGCCACGAAATCGTGATTCAGATGCAGTTATTGAG ATTGTCTTGCAGGATTCTGATGATAATGGTGACACAGCTATTTCAAATGATGATTTTTATAGAGGGGATGAGGAGGTGGATGGTGTTGATAAAAATGGTCCGGTAGGTGGCGACGAACACTGTGATGGATATCCACAAGGACGTGGTGTTATGACAGAAGAATTTGCTAAGAAAAGGTCACCCGTGATGGGTTCACCTCATGGTGACGTGCACAACAAAGAAAGAGAAAGATCGCCACCTGAAAGAGCATCAAGTGATCATCATTCTAGCTCAAAAGATCTTGATTCTATTGAGAATGTTGGGTCACCGTGTGAGGATAG GTGGACAAAGGATGCCATTCCTGCGCAATCCCCTCGTATGTCTTCCGGTGAGAGTACACATGTTGGAAGATCCTTGGGTCAGCAAAGGGAAGATTCCTCTGAGAGCATGGAACAAAAACATAGTCCTGAGTCATTTTCTCTTACTCGGATGGAAGATGCTGTAGAGGCAAGTGTGGAAGGGAAGTCAATGGCAGATGATGATTTTGCAGCTGATCAGAAGCCTGGAAAAGAAAACGGAGATAGTGACGTGATTGCCTATATTGATACGTCAAAAAACAAGCATAGAATTCACTCTACAAAACAAGAAAAACTGAGTTGTCGGGTTGAGCCATTAGCAATTAAACATGATGATGAAGAGGATTTGAAAGTCTCCAGCAGTGACACCAGTAAGGTAACAGGGAACAGCAGAGATAATCAAAAGTGGGACGAGAGCATTGATGAGGAAGTAGTACAAAATAGCCGTTCCACGTGCGCGGGTGATGTCAAGCGGCATCATGGTGAAGTTGGACATGGTTCGCGAAGAAAAGATTTTGATGATAGATTGGATATAGACAGTAATTATGTTTCTATGAAAGGGGAGGACTACTATTGCCACAAAAAGTGGGATCCTCATACAGTCAATCGTCTCCATGTAAAACCAGAGGGACGAGATCGGAGAAGAGTGAGAGAAAACTCTGAAGCCAGCTGGCAAAGGCAAGATGAAGATCCTCATGGACGGAGAGTTGGGGCTGAAGATGCTAAAAAGCAGCACCGTGGTGACGAAATGGTATCTAGGCACCGGAGAAAGGTCAGAGAAACCGAAAGAAGTGACAAAGATGAGTATTTTCAGTCACAAATTTTATTggaaaatggtaaaagttatCACGAGAAAGATGCAGGGCTAAATTACAGggaaaaaaattatatttcaaAGGGCCGTCATGAAATGTTGGATGTCCATTATGGCGACAGAAGGAAGAGTGATGATTATATGAGGAACCATGTTGATAAGCAAGACAGGTCACTGGGTTTTAGAGAGAGCACTAATAGTCGTGGAAAGCGAGATAGAGAGGGTTTCCTAAATCAACAGAAACGAGATGATCATCCAAGGGTTAGGGACACCTATGATAATCATCACACTGTTAGGCCAAAGGATGAAAATTGGGTGCAGAGGGAAAGAGCTGAACAAGAATGGGACAGAGATGAATGGTATCGAACTAAACAATGTTACGAGGAAAATTTATCGAGAAGAGACAGAGAAGAGGGGCATGGCCCTATTAGGGGCAGTAGGGCCGCAGAAGAAAAAATATGGGTTGGCGATTCTCATGGAAGAGAAGAGTACAAGAGCCATGATAAAGATGCAGTAAGGCATGGTGAACAACTAAAGAGGAGGGAGCGAGTTGGAGACGAAATCAGTTTGCAGCATCGAGGAACTCAGGATGTCTTTGCTCGTGGAAATCAAACAGTAATTGAAGGCAGAAGACCTAGGCAGGAAGAATCTGCTGCTCGGAAAGATCGTGCTGTTGATACTTCAGAAAACCGGAAGTTTAATGACAAAATACTCAAAGATAACTATAAAAAGACTAGAGATTTTGAAGCCCATAGCATATCAGGGCTATCCAAGAGACACAAAGAAGAAGATTTTGCAAATGATACG GATTCAAAAAGAGGACGGTCTAAGCTAGAAAGATGGACAAGTCATAAAGACAGGGATCTTGATGTGAACTCGAAGTCATCATCTCTCAAGATTAAGGAGACGAGCAGGAATAGAAGTGTTTCTGGATCCACTAGTGTAGTTGGTGATGAACGTGCAAAGAATGTTGAGGACTCGTTGGGTGCAGTCGATGGAAGTGGAGGCGGCTTAGAGGTGAAAGATGAAGATGCAAGGGCAACTAACAGTAGGTGTGCTGACATGGTTGAAAAATTAAAGAGGCGTAAAGAGCGCTTTAAACAGGAACTGCCAAGTGAGAAGGATACACCGGCAGTCAAGAAGACGGAAAACGAGCCTGTACCTGAGACTCCCGCAAATGCCCAAGTCAAACAGGAAAGGCCTCCCAGGAAAAGGAGGTGGCTCAGCAGCTGA
- the LOC141606126 gene encoding FIP1[V]-like protein isoform X1 yields the protein MEDDEDEFGDLYTDVISTFPSSAAPPVDHISPNSNSNSNSNLVEIQEEEEIKPNDEEHIPISIPGIEMEVEVAMGTVVNTRSECSSDDSDSDDDLQIVLNDSEPLNADIFPHEDSNDPFFTNPEDDSAVADPAAATDDPNWADDAVPADPAAAKPSNPPRPNFTPYHSFHSQFKYVRPGAAPLPAGAAGPPAQMTIPNMAGRGRGDLRPPPGLKGPPMHKGFTSPFWGSNAPARGLDFTLPSHKSIFDVDIDIFEEKPWKYPGADVSNYFNFNLNAESWKDYCKQLEQLRLESTMQSKIRVYESGRTEQEYDPDLPPELAAATAMNDSSADNAEINKVECGLGDPAKAAARARPTFPAGRAIQVETGFGERIPSVDARPPRNRDSDAVIEIVLQDSDDNGDTAISNDDFYRGDEEVDGVDKNGPVGGDEHCDGYPQGRGVMTEEFAKKRSPVMGSPHGDVHNKERERSPPERASSDHHSSSKDLDSIENVGSPCEDRWTKDAIPAQSPRMSSGESTHVGRSLGQQREDSSESMEQKHSPESFSLTRMEDAVEASVEGKSMADDDFAADQKPGKENGDSDVIAYIDTSKNKHRIHSTKQEKLSCRVEPLAIKHDDEEDLKVSSSDTSKVTGNSRDNQKWDESIDEEVVQNSRSTCAGDVKRHHGEVGHGSRRKDFDDRLDIDSNYVSMKGEDYYCHKKWDPHTVNRLHVKPEGRDRRRVRENSEASWQRQDEDPHGRRVGAEDAKKQHRGDEMVSRHRRKVRETERSDKDEYFQSQILLENGKSYHEKDAGLNYREKNYISKGRHEMLDVHYGDRRKSDDYMRNHVDKQDRSLGFRESTNSRGKRDREGFLNQQKRDDHPRVRDTYDNHHTVRPKDENWVQRERAEQEWDRDEWYRTKQCYEENLSRRDREEGHGPIRGSRAAEEKIWVGDSHGREEYKSHDKDAVRHGEQLKRRERVGDEISLQHRGTQDVFARGNQTVIEGRRPRQEESAARKDRAVDTSENRKFNDKILKDNYKKTRDFEAHSISGLSKRHKEEDFANDTAVVKGLTENVVAEHGTPLDNLSKEGVLCNDKQQDSKRGRSKLERWTSHKDRDLDVNSKSSSLKIKETSRNRSVSGSTSVVGDERAKNVEDSLGAVDGSGGGLEVKDEDARATNSRCADMVEKLKRRKERFKQELPSEKDTPAVKKTENEPVPETPANAQVKQERPPRKRRWLSS from the exons ATggaggatgatgaagatgaattcGGAGATCTTTACACTGATGTCATCTCCACCTTTCCTTCCTCCGCCGCGCCTCCGGTTGATCATATTTCccccaattccaattccaattccaattccaatttaGTCGAaatacaagaagaagaagaaataaaaCCTAATGATGAAGAACACATCCCTATCTCAATCCCTGGgattgagatggaggtggaggtggctATGGGTACAGTAGTTAATACCAGGAGTGAGTGCAGTAGCGACGACAGCGACAGCGATGACGATTTACAGATTGTTTTGAATGACAGTGAACCCCTCAATGCCGACATTTTCCCTCACGAGGACAGCAATGATCCCTTTTTCACTAATCCCGAAGACGATTCCGCTGTTGCTGACCCTGCTGCTGCTACTGATGACCCTAATTGGGCTGATGATGCCGTGCCAGCTGACCCTGCTGCTGCTAAACCTTCTAACCCCCCTCGTCCCAATTTTACTCCCTACCATTCCTTTCATTCTCAGTTCAAG TATGTTAGACCTGGTGCAGCACCATTACCTGCTGGTGCAGCAGGTCCTCCTGCTCAAATGACAATTCCCAATATGGCTGGTCGTGGTCGGGGTGATTTGAGGCCGCCTCCTGGCTTGAAAGGTCCTCCTATGCATAAGGGATTTACTTCACCATTTTGGGGTTCAAATGCGCCTGCCCGTGGGTTGGACTTCACTCTTCCGTCCCACAA GTCTATTTTTGATGTTGATATTGATATCTTCGAGGAAAAACCGTGGAAATATCCTGGTGCAGATGTATCCAactatttcaatttcaatttaaaCGCAGAGAGCTGGAAGGATTACTGCAAACAGCTG gaGCAACTGCGGTTGGAGTCTACTATGCAAAGCAAAATTCGTGTTTACGAGAGTGGTCGTACTGAGCAG GAGTATGATCCTGATTTGCCCCCGGAACTGGCAGCTGCTACTGCTATGAATGATTCGTCGGCTGATAATGCGGAAATTAATAAAGTAGAATGTGGTCTGGGTGACCCAGCTAAAGCAGCTGCCCGAGCTCGGCCAACGTTT CCCGCCGGCCGAGCCATACAAGTAGAAACCGGATTTGGAGAGCGTATTCCCTCTGTTGATGCACGACCGCCACGAAATCGTGATTCAGATGCAGTTATTGAG ATTGTCTTGCAGGATTCTGATGATAATGGTGACACAGCTATTTCAAATGATGATTTTTATAGAGGGGATGAGGAGGTGGATGGTGTTGATAAAAATGGTCCGGTAGGTGGCGACGAACACTGTGATGGATATCCACAAGGACGTGGTGTTATGACAGAAGAATTTGCTAAGAAAAGGTCACCCGTGATGGGTTCACCTCATGGTGACGTGCACAACAAAGAAAGAGAAAGATCGCCACCTGAAAGAGCATCAAGTGATCATCATTCTAGCTCAAAAGATCTTGATTCTATTGAGAATGTTGGGTCACCGTGTGAGGATAG GTGGACAAAGGATGCCATTCCTGCGCAATCCCCTCGTATGTCTTCCGGTGAGAGTACACATGTTGGAAGATCCTTGGGTCAGCAAAGGGAAGATTCCTCTGAGAGCATGGAACAAAAACATAGTCCTGAGTCATTTTCTCTTACTCGGATGGAAGATGCTGTAGAGGCAAGTGTGGAAGGGAAGTCAATGGCAGATGATGATTTTGCAGCTGATCAGAAGCCTGGAAAAGAAAACGGAGATAGTGACGTGATTGCCTATATTGATACGTCAAAAAACAAGCATAGAATTCACTCTACAAAACAAGAAAAACTGAGTTGTCGGGTTGAGCCATTAGCAATTAAACATGATGATGAAGAGGATTTGAAAGTCTCCAGCAGTGACACCAGTAAGGTAACAGGGAACAGCAGAGATAATCAAAAGTGGGACGAGAGCATTGATGAGGAAGTAGTACAAAATAGCCGTTCCACGTGCGCGGGTGATGTCAAGCGGCATCATGGTGAAGTTGGACATGGTTCGCGAAGAAAAGATTTTGATGATAGATTGGATATAGACAGTAATTATGTTTCTATGAAAGGGGAGGACTACTATTGCCACAAAAAGTGGGATCCTCATACAGTCAATCGTCTCCATGTAAAACCAGAGGGACGAGATCGGAGAAGAGTGAGAGAAAACTCTGAAGCCAGCTGGCAAAGGCAAGATGAAGATCCTCATGGACGGAGAGTTGGGGCTGAAGATGCTAAAAAGCAGCACCGTGGTGACGAAATGGTATCTAGGCACCGGAGAAAGGTCAGAGAAACCGAAAGAAGTGACAAAGATGAGTATTTTCAGTCACAAATTTTATTggaaaatggtaaaagttatCACGAGAAAGATGCAGGGCTAAATTACAGggaaaaaaattatatttcaaAGGGCCGTCATGAAATGTTGGATGTCCATTATGGCGACAGAAGGAAGAGTGATGATTATATGAGGAACCATGTTGATAAGCAAGACAGGTCACTGGGTTTTAGAGAGAGCACTAATAGTCGTGGAAAGCGAGATAGAGAGGGTTTCCTAAATCAACAGAAACGAGATGATCATCCAAGGGTTAGGGACACCTATGATAATCATCACACTGTTAGGCCAAAGGATGAAAATTGGGTGCAGAGGGAAAGAGCTGAACAAGAATGGGACAGAGATGAATGGTATCGAACTAAACAATGTTACGAGGAAAATTTATCGAGAAGAGACAGAGAAGAGGGGCATGGCCCTATTAGGGGCAGTAGGGCCGCAGAAGAAAAAATATGGGTTGGCGATTCTCATGGAAGAGAAGAGTACAAGAGCCATGATAAAGATGCAGTAAGGCATGGTGAACAACTAAAGAGGAGGGAGCGAGTTGGAGACGAAATCAGTTTGCAGCATCGAGGAACTCAGGATGTCTTTGCTCGTGGAAATCAAACAGTAATTGAAGGCAGAAGACCTAGGCAGGAAGAATCTGCTGCTCGGAAAGATCGTGCTGTTGATACTTCAGAAAACCGGAAGTTTAATGACAAAATACTCAAAGATAACTATAAAAAGACTAGAGATTTTGAAGCCCATAGCATATCAGGGCTATCCAAGAGACACAAAGAAGAAGATTTTGCAAATGATACG GCTGTGGTGAAAGGTTTGACTGAAAACGTTGTGGCTGAGCATGGTACACCGTTGGATAATCTTTCTAAAGAAGGTGTTTTGTGCAATGACAAGCAGCAGGATTCAAAAAGAGGACGGTCTAAGCTAGAAAGATGGACAAGTCATAAAGACAGGGATCTTGATGTGAACTCGAAGTCATCATCTCTCAAGATTAAGGAGACGAGCAGGAATAGAAGTGTTTCTGGATCCACTAGTGTAGTTGGTGATGAACGTGCAAAGAATGTTGAGGACTCGTTGGGTGCAGTCGATGGAAGTGGAGGCGGCTTAGAGGTGAAAGATGAAGATGCAAGGGCAACTAACAGTAGGTGTGCTGACATGGTTGAAAAATTAAAGAGGCGTAAAGAGCGCTTTAAACAGGAACTGCCAAGTGAGAAGGATACACCGGCAGTCAAGAAGACGGAAAACGAGCCTGTACCTGAGACTCCCGCAAATGCCCAAGTCAAACAGGAAAGGCCTCCCAGGAAAAGGAGGTGGCTCAGCAGCTGA
- the LOC141606126 gene encoding FIP1[V]-like protein isoform X2, which translates to MEDDEDEFGDLYTDVISTFPSSAAPPVDHISPNSNSNSNSNLVEIQEEEEIKPNDEEHIPISIPGIEMEVEVAMGTVVNTRSECSSDDSDSDDDLQIVLNDSEPLNADIFPHEDSNDPFFTNPEDDSAVADPAAATDDPNWADDAVPADPAAAKPSNPPRPNFTPYHSFHSQFKYVRPGAAPLPAGAAGPPAQMTIPNMAGRGRGDLRPPPGLKGPPMHKGFTSPFWGSNAPARGLDFTLPSHKSIFDVDIDIFEEKPWKYPGADVSNYFNFNLNAESWKDYCKQLEQLRLESTMQSKIRVYESGRTEQEYDPDLPPELAAATAMNDSSADNAEINKVECGLGDPAKAAARARPTFPAGRAIQVETGFGERIPSVDARPPRNRDSDAVIEIVLQDSDDNGDTAISNDDFYRGDEEVDGVDKNGPVGGDEHCDGYPQGRGVMTEEFAKKRSPVMGSPHGDVHNKERERSPPERASSDHHSSSKDLDSIENVGSPCEDRWTKDAIPAQSPRMSSGESTHVGRSLGQQREDSSESMEQKHSPESFSLTRMEDAVEASVEGKSMADDDFAADQKPGKENGDSDVIAYIDTSKNKHRIHSTKQEKLSCRVEPLAIKHDDEEDLKVSSSDTSKVTGNSRDNQKWDESIDEEVVQNSRSTCAGDVKRHHGEVGHGSRRKDFDDRLDIDSNYVSMKGEDYYCHKKWDPHTVNRLHVKPEGRDRRRVRENSEASWQRQDEDPHGRRVGAEDAKKQHRGDEMVSRHRRKVRETERSDKDEYFQSQILLENGKSYHEKDAGLNYREKNYISKGRHEMLDVHYGDRRKSDDYMRNHVDKQDRSLGFRESTNSRGKRDREGFLNQQKRDDHPRVRDTYDNHHTVRPKDENWVQRERAEQEWDRDEWYRTKQCYEENLSRRDREEGHGPIRGSRAAEEKIWVGDSHGREEYKSHDKDAVRHGEQLKRRERVGDEISLQHRGTQDVFARGNQTVIEGRRPRQEESAARKDRAVDTSENRKFNDKILKDNYKKTRDFEAHSISGLSKRHKEEDFANDTQDSKRGRSKLERWTSHKDRDLDVNSKSSSLKIKETSRNRSVSGSTSVVGDERAKNVEDSLGAVDGSGGGLEVKDEDARATNSRCADMVEKLKRRKERFKQELPSEKDTPAVKKTENEPVPETPANAQVKQERPPRKRRWLSS; encoded by the exons ATggaggatgatgaagatgaattcGGAGATCTTTACACTGATGTCATCTCCACCTTTCCTTCCTCCGCCGCGCCTCCGGTTGATCATATTTCccccaattccaattccaattccaattccaatttaGTCGAaatacaagaagaagaagaaataaaaCCTAATGATGAAGAACACATCCCTATCTCAATCCCTGGgattgagatggaggtggaggtggctATGGGTACAGTAGTTAATACCAGGAGTGAGTGCAGTAGCGACGACAGCGACAGCGATGACGATTTACAGATTGTTTTGAATGACAGTGAACCCCTCAATGCCGACATTTTCCCTCACGAGGACAGCAATGATCCCTTTTTCACTAATCCCGAAGACGATTCCGCTGTTGCTGACCCTGCTGCTGCTACTGATGACCCTAATTGGGCTGATGATGCCGTGCCAGCTGACCCTGCTGCTGCTAAACCTTCTAACCCCCCTCGTCCCAATTTTACTCCCTACCATTCCTTTCATTCTCAGTTCAAG TATGTTAGACCTGGTGCAGCACCATTACCTGCTGGTGCAGCAGGTCCTCCTGCTCAAATGACAATTCCCAATATGGCTGGTCGTGGTCGGGGTGATTTGAGGCCGCCTCCTGGCTTGAAAGGTCCTCCTATGCATAAGGGATTTACTTCACCATTTTGGGGTTCAAATGCGCCTGCCCGTGGGTTGGACTTCACTCTTCCGTCCCACAA GTCTATTTTTGATGTTGATATTGATATCTTCGAGGAAAAACCGTGGAAATATCCTGGTGCAGATGTATCCAactatttcaatttcaatttaaaCGCAGAGAGCTGGAAGGATTACTGCAAACAGCTG gaGCAACTGCGGTTGGAGTCTACTATGCAAAGCAAAATTCGTGTTTACGAGAGTGGTCGTACTGAGCAG GAGTATGATCCTGATTTGCCCCCGGAACTGGCAGCTGCTACTGCTATGAATGATTCGTCGGCTGATAATGCGGAAATTAATAAAGTAGAATGTGGTCTGGGTGACCCAGCTAAAGCAGCTGCCCGAGCTCGGCCAACGTTT CCCGCCGGCCGAGCCATACAAGTAGAAACCGGATTTGGAGAGCGTATTCCCTCTGTTGATGCACGACCGCCACGAAATCGTGATTCAGATGCAGTTATTGAG ATTGTCTTGCAGGATTCTGATGATAATGGTGACACAGCTATTTCAAATGATGATTTTTATAGAGGGGATGAGGAGGTGGATGGTGTTGATAAAAATGGTCCGGTAGGTGGCGACGAACACTGTGATGGATATCCACAAGGACGTGGTGTTATGACAGAAGAATTTGCTAAGAAAAGGTCACCCGTGATGGGTTCACCTCATGGTGACGTGCACAACAAAGAAAGAGAAAGATCGCCACCTGAAAGAGCATCAAGTGATCATCATTCTAGCTCAAAAGATCTTGATTCTATTGAGAATGTTGGGTCACCGTGTGAGGATAG GTGGACAAAGGATGCCATTCCTGCGCAATCCCCTCGTATGTCTTCCGGTGAGAGTACACATGTTGGAAGATCCTTGGGTCAGCAAAGGGAAGATTCCTCTGAGAGCATGGAACAAAAACATAGTCCTGAGTCATTTTCTCTTACTCGGATGGAAGATGCTGTAGAGGCAAGTGTGGAAGGGAAGTCAATGGCAGATGATGATTTTGCAGCTGATCAGAAGCCTGGAAAAGAAAACGGAGATAGTGACGTGATTGCCTATATTGATACGTCAAAAAACAAGCATAGAATTCACTCTACAAAACAAGAAAAACTGAGTTGTCGGGTTGAGCCATTAGCAATTAAACATGATGATGAAGAGGATTTGAAAGTCTCCAGCAGTGACACCAGTAAGGTAACAGGGAACAGCAGAGATAATCAAAAGTGGGACGAGAGCATTGATGAGGAAGTAGTACAAAATAGCCGTTCCACGTGCGCGGGTGATGTCAAGCGGCATCATGGTGAAGTTGGACATGGTTCGCGAAGAAAAGATTTTGATGATAGATTGGATATAGACAGTAATTATGTTTCTATGAAAGGGGAGGACTACTATTGCCACAAAAAGTGGGATCCTCATACAGTCAATCGTCTCCATGTAAAACCAGAGGGACGAGATCGGAGAAGAGTGAGAGAAAACTCTGAAGCCAGCTGGCAAAGGCAAGATGAAGATCCTCATGGACGGAGAGTTGGGGCTGAAGATGCTAAAAAGCAGCACCGTGGTGACGAAATGGTATCTAGGCACCGGAGAAAGGTCAGAGAAACCGAAAGAAGTGACAAAGATGAGTATTTTCAGTCACAAATTTTATTggaaaatggtaaaagttatCACGAGAAAGATGCAGGGCTAAATTACAGggaaaaaaattatatttcaaAGGGCCGTCATGAAATGTTGGATGTCCATTATGGCGACAGAAGGAAGAGTGATGATTATATGAGGAACCATGTTGATAAGCAAGACAGGTCACTGGGTTTTAGAGAGAGCACTAATAGTCGTGGAAAGCGAGATAGAGAGGGTTTCCTAAATCAACAGAAACGAGATGATCATCCAAGGGTTAGGGACACCTATGATAATCATCACACTGTTAGGCCAAAGGATGAAAATTGGGTGCAGAGGGAAAGAGCTGAACAAGAATGGGACAGAGATGAATGGTATCGAACTAAACAATGTTACGAGGAAAATTTATCGAGAAGAGACAGAGAAGAGGGGCATGGCCCTATTAGGGGCAGTAGGGCCGCAGAAGAAAAAATATGGGTTGGCGATTCTCATGGAAGAGAAGAGTACAAGAGCCATGATAAAGATGCAGTAAGGCATGGTGAACAACTAAAGAGGAGGGAGCGAGTTGGAGACGAAATCAGTTTGCAGCATCGAGGAACTCAGGATGTCTTTGCTCGTGGAAATCAAACAGTAATTGAAGGCAGAAGACCTAGGCAGGAAGAATCTGCTGCTCGGAAAGATCGTGCTGTTGATACTTCAGAAAACCGGAAGTTTAATGACAAAATACTCAAAGATAACTATAAAAAGACTAGAGATTTTGAAGCCCATAGCATATCAGGGCTATCCAAGAGACACAAAGAAGAAGATTTTGCAAATGATACG CAGGATTCAAAAAGAGGACGGTCTAAGCTAGAAAGATGGACAAGTCATAAAGACAGGGATCTTGATGTGAACTCGAAGTCATCATCTCTCAAGATTAAGGAGACGAGCAGGAATAGAAGTGTTTCTGGATCCACTAGTGTAGTTGGTGATGAACGTGCAAAGAATGTTGAGGACTCGTTGGGTGCAGTCGATGGAAGTGGAGGCGGCTTAGAGGTGAAAGATGAAGATGCAAGGGCAACTAACAGTAGGTGTGCTGACATGGTTGAAAAATTAAAGAGGCGTAAAGAGCGCTTTAAACAGGAACTGCCAAGTGAGAAGGATACACCGGCAGTCAAGAAGACGGAAAACGAGCCTGTACCTGAGACTCCCGCAAATGCCCAAGTCAAACAGGAAAGGCCTCCCAGGAAAAGGAGGTGGCTCAGCAGCTGA